The Triticum aestivum cultivar Chinese Spring chromosome 6D, IWGSC CS RefSeq v2.1, whole genome shotgun sequence genomic sequence NNNNNNNNNNNNNNNNNNNNNNNNNNNNNNNNNNNNNNNNNNNNNNNNNNNNNNNNNNNNNNNNNNNNNNNNNNNNNNNNNNNNNNNNNNNNNNNNNNNNNNNNNNNNNNNNAACTTGTCTTGCTTCAGTATCGGCGCGTTGCCGGCCGAGCGGACGTGCACCACGACTGCAAGATTCCACGCGAACAAAGAGAAATTAAACCCGTGGGGAAAAGAGCAGCGCAGGAGACGATGGAAACCATGGGCGGGGGGCGCAAACCTTTCTGCTCAGCCTCGGAGGCCGCCATCGGAGCAGCTGGGGAGGCTGAGGAGGACGAGGAGGGGGATTCGGGAGGTCCTGCTCGGCGACGCGATGAACTGATGAACAACCCCTGCCTTCTCCGTTGGGGATTATTAGCAGCAGACCGGTCCGTAAGCAAACCCAGTGCCAGGAGAAGGTATCAAATCAGTATTCTGGGCCGAAGGGCCGACGGGCGCGTCTAAGTCTCGCCTCAAGATCacgactgggccagcccattaagaTGTTACGTTCGTTCGTTTCTTTCTCCTTTGTTTACGATCCTTCATTTTTTATTCTTTGTTTATATTTCGAAATATTCGAAATAATTTTTTATAAATAATTAAAAAATTGTCAAAAGTTTATCATGCATTAATAAAATGTTCATGTATTCTGTAAACAATCTTCATGTCATTAAAAAATTGTCCACACATTTGAAGAATATGTTCGTGacattaaaaaaatgttgatcCAATGTAAATTTTTATTCTTggagttttggaaaaaaaattgtgtcATTCAAAAAACATTTTTTCACATTTAAACACTAAAACAATATTTTGCgtgattttaaaaatattcattgcATTTATGAAAAAAATTGAATACATGTGTAAAAACGAACATAAAATCCCCCCAAAAAGAAGAAAACCAATGCAGAAAACACGCATAAAAACGTGCGGAAGCTTCTATAACTGGTCCATAGAAATTCCAAAAACTGCTCCAAGAAGCAGCGCACCTATTGGGCCACTCCGCTAACGAAAGTGCCAGAGGCGAGACGGTGTTCGGTCTATCAATAGATGAGAATAATACGTAGAGGAAACCCAATGCCAGTAGAAGGTATCAATCAGTACATTGAACCGAAGGGGCCGACAGGTACGTATAAAGTGGGCCTCTCAGGCCCACTAAGGCATGAAAGTCAATTCACATTGCAAACCGGTTGCTATACGCTACTTTCACTTGAAACTTTTTTTAGGGGTACTTGACACTTTTGTGAATCAACACATTGTCCACTACCAAGCAACAATGCCACATTCAAACACACATCCATCCCCATGCCCCGAGCGCTGGCATAGCATGTGGGACAACCCATATTTAGGATTTATCATCATGTGTCTTTCTACCTTTGTTTCAGGAAGGCTCTAGAACCTTCTTCGAACTGGGTTTTTTCCTATGTTTACTCTAGTTGGGTTTCTTCTGGTTATTTTGTATTTTTAGTTATTTTGTAGTATTTTTAAATTTAGAATttttttcgaattcatgaacatttttccaaaaaataatcaaattttgaatttgggaacattttttgaattcatgattatTTTTTGAACTAAAAATATTTTCTTTTAATTCATAAACATGTTGAAAAGTCAAGAATATTTTGCTATTCAAAATAAATAGAATTAGTTTTTAAAAATaattatgaacaattttttaatacgCAAACCTTTTTTCaatacatgaacattttctaatttgaattttttgaaataatAGATCTTTTTGtaaatgaacaatttttaaaattgcaAAAATTATTCTAATTCGTATACATCTTTCTAAATTTGCTAATAATTTCTAAAATTGCAAATGTTTTTTTATTCGTGCACAATTCGTGAATTCACGAACACTTTTCCTAGTTCGAGAGCATTTTTCGAATTCACGGTCATTTTCGTATTCACGGAAATTTTTAAAACTTATAAACTTTTCACATTCTCTggcatttttttgaattcatgacaTTATCGGTATTTATGAGCATTTTTTGAAATCCTGAACCTTTTTCAAGTTTATAAGAATTTATAAATTCATTTATATTTTGAATTCGCATTTTTTAATTCAAGGACATTTCTTAAATCATAGCCATTTTCTGAATATTTTTCCAAATCAAGAccatttttaaaattcacaaagattttttgaattcattaagatttttttttcaattttgcaAACTTTTTCCAATTCATGGAGATTGTTTCAAATTCACAGACATTTTCCATACTCATTAACAGTTTTTTCATATTCATGAATATTTTATGAATtgataaacatttttcaaatccgtcaaaaaaaattgaaaaaacctTGAAccttttaaatttcttttaaagtaTTTTTCttccaaaacaaagaaaaacaaatagGTAAAAAGGTGGAAAACCGGCATGAAAACGTTACGTGCGTTTATACAACCGGAAACTGGTCACGGAAGGAAAGAACGAACCGTAGGCCAGCGAATGAAGCCCAATGCCCGTTGTGtgtttggagatgctctaagcctcAAAAGAACTTCCATTGACTAATTTGGCGAAAGGAGCCCAAAGCTCACAATTAACAACCAGGATTACATCTGAACCCACACCAAAGAAGAAGATTACAAGGAAGAACAAGGAGAACACAAACCCAAACTTCAGGATGGCGTGATGGCGCGCCCTCGCACTGCCGCTCCGCAACCGGAGCCCGGCAAACATTTTAACGTCAGACGGGAAGCCACAAGGGGAAGTGATGAAAGCATCGGTCACGAAGGATGAGCACCCCAAAGGAGGATCTGTCGCCACAGCTAGATCACCGCGAACACCGAGCATCTCACCAACCGAGGGTGGTGAACAGGAGGCAGAGAAGACGTCGCGACTCTGCTTCCTCCGCCAGAGCCAAAGCGGCAGACACATCGATGTCGAAGTGGCTGCCTCGCCAGCCTTGCCCGGAAAGCCCTCCTCCTAGATCCAACGCCGGCCACCACAGGAGACACGACATCGGAGCACGGTCTAGAGGCAGATTATTCGGCACCGCCGTCAACGTCGTTGGAGCGGCGCTACGCACAACAGAAACCCTAGCTACAAAGCCTAGAACTAGACTACAACTATACATGGCCAAACGACGTTTTTGACGACCCTTGCCCCCCGGCGAGCACAAGGCCCTCGAGGGCAAGGAGTCGACGAAGACGGCACCGACATATTTTTCTCGTCCCCTGCGGCCTTTACTAtagagaaagagggagagagaaggtATTTTAGAGTCAGGGTTGACTTATGAGTGTACGGTTGTGCCCAACATTGTCACATATTTTTATTTCTTTGTTGGTTCACTCCATGTTCCTTCGTGTCTAAAAATTTGTATAACTCTAAAAGTTTATATGCATACTTCTGCTTTCACCTCTAAACTTAAATACACAATTTTAGTTGGTGGTATGCTTTAAAAATGTATATCATTGTGCACCGATTTCTCATGGTCATGCCTTCTTTTATTTTCTGAATCCTTTGGAATACGAATTCAAAACTTTAAAATCACATGAATTTTACATGAATTGTTTGAGACATGTGTTGCAGGTGAACGTACTAGACTACTAGTGAATGACCGAGGGCAAGCCAAGTCTGAACTTTTGTATCGACACATGGACACAACCCGTCGACTCACATACAAAATACTGTGAGCAGACTAGCGATTTGAACTTTGCATGTCTTTTATTTTAAGAAAAACTTTGTAGCCTACTAGTAAATATATTTAAAGCACAATAAATAAGAGGTAACTAGAAGTTGCTACAAAATAGTGTTTTTGAAAAATAAGTTTTTTTGATAGAAAAATGAACACATGTTGAAGTGAATTGATTTTCCCATGAATTAGGTAAAAATGTACCTGATCATCTATGTATATGTGTGTCATTGTgttttttttctcaaaaaggatAATATATATTAATATCATGACGATATCAATTACACCTGACTTTGCAACAACACGATATCAAGAGCTACTCAAGACATCAAGGATGTAAAAAAagatatatatattaaaaaatgacTTCTCTTGGGGCGAACAATGTACAAAAAATCTAGATTAACAAAGGTAGTCTTGAGTTAAGGCTTCTAGCACAAGAAGATATAACAAGTCACAGTTCACACATCCTACGGGGAAAATGAAGACGCGATCAAACGAAAGTGACACAGAAAACAATCTACGACAGACCAATGTCTGTCACTGAACCAGCAGATGAGCTCTAAAATTCGCACATCAAAGAATCATTAGCTGCAGATCAATTTTGTACGTGGTGATAAataacaaacaaaataaaaacaatcTAAAAAATGAACATCCCATTGGAAAATTGAAGCCATAATACCACACTGAGAATCATTTAGTACTACAATATCAGTTAATATAGTAGTTTGACTCATGTACATTGATTCAGATTAAACCCTAAATTTCATTATGTCTAATTTAACAAAAGCTCTCAAACTTAATTATAATTATCTAAGTAGATAGATATAATACTATTAATTCAGTCAAATTTCAAGATCCATTAACATGGCAGTTTCACATACCTTTGTAGGTAAGAGAGATTGCTAGATTTTCATGTGAATAGAGGTTGCTTCAATTAATTCCGATCGGAGGGAGTACCTTTTTTGAATAAAAGGATATGACACGACAAAAATCTCAGATTTTTGTTGTAATATTTCACTTGGGAAATGACATGCTAAATTTGTATATCTATGCATCCTATGGGAACGGTTTGATTTTTTCTATAGACTCTAAAATTATGTACTTTTACTTCATATAAGAAGTTGAGTAATAAAAATAATTATCAACTAAAATGTTGCCCGGGCACATGCTATTTTAGTTCAAGACAATGAAACTACTCAATGAAAAACTTGAAATTTATAGTAGCAAGAGGGAACACATGCATAATAGGTCCAACAAGAAACTACTAATTTTGTTGCAAATTTTAATTAAAAGCTTATGAGCATATATGTTTTAGCATCACATGATTTTTTTTACATGTTTGTGATGTATTGGCAGAACTAGATGCCTAATGTAGGGGGGAAGTATGCATTAGATATGTTTTCGCGCAAGCCATGAACCTTTACTTTCATTGATATATGCAAGGAACTTTACAGTGCCTCTTGGAGTGACCAACACTACAACTCCAAGTATACACAAGCTGACGAATTTTAAACGTCCTTCTCAATCCACTCAATTATTCCCGCAAGTCCAACATTTTAACCCCACGGTGCCCAAAAAGCATAAGATACCACAAGATTTCCGTCCATAGCAAAATTCTGCAGAGTTAACATAAAGAACATTAGCAATCTTCTTCTCCAATATATGCCCCTCAAATAACATGAAGTCAATGGCAATGACAAATGATGCTCGGTAACTAAGGAATCCATTAAAAGATAGTATATGTgtgcaaaccatacattccttggaaCATATAAATCTAATTAGCAAGTATCAAGATCCAAGACTTTGTATCTAATTTTGCCAACTAGAGATTTAAGCAAGAATCTACTATTCGCAAATTTAACAGCCCAGTGAATCCATGTCTCACTGAATTGCGGCTCATTAACATAAAGGGCGACAAATCCTAGAGTGGCAATCGGGGTGATAAATAAATGATTACCCAAGCAAGAGAATTATTAAGGTACTATTGATGATGTAAAGACACATCATATGCAAGTGTGTGCTAAGGATGAAGATGCAACAACGTATTTATAAGTAGATAGAATGCAGAATCTTACATTATATAAGTCGATTAGCAGCTCGTCTGGTTTTGGTGAAAATGGGTTTAGTGAAAATGCACTGTGGACATAGACAAACTGTGGGCAACATAGAAAACTGTCAGTGAAAATTTAGAATGTCATGGATTGCATTTCCATCAAACTCGCAACTATATTTGTACCAGCGTATCCTTCTGAAGTTGTCCGCGAAGAAATTCGATAATCTTCGAGAATTTCTCTCGTCCCGAAATCTAGCAGCAGATACAGATACACAAGCAACAAATTAATGAAAGTTCATTGCgtgcaacacaatgtaaacagttCACAATCCAATTTCAAAGACAAGACACAAATAATAGCAGAATTTCAGTAAAGCCAGCCAATTGAAGTAGCCACTACAAGGCTACTAATGTATCCCCGGGACTACCGTAACTCAGGCTAGGTTAAAGTAAACATTAAATCCATTATGAAGTCCATATATCCATTAGTCAATTTCATGTTAAGAGTCGCCCTTCTAGTTGGTGACAACCAAGTGCAGGTCCTAGCAAGGTTTTCAACCTGCGACATTGACTACCTACCACAACCAGCAAGCAGACGAGATTGCTACAAGTAACAATCAATGTATGAAAAATATGCCCGTCTGTTACTACAACAATGGTTACCCGTCTCTGATGAGGGAGGAGCAACGGCGGCGGCGTGCCTTCCGCTCGCTTCAGTACTTGTAGTCGTGGCTACGTGGTTTACGAATCTGAATGTAACTTTTATTTTTAGTGTTCTTTGTACTTTTATTTTCAGTACTTGTAGTCGTGGTTTCTTAGCGAGGATACATCTGGCTACTAATACTATTATTGGTGAATTTTTTATCTGAATTCGCTGACTAAATTTACTAGAGAATATCCCGAGACCCGAGTAAAACCGAAACCACGATTCCACTAAACAGGGAACTAGGGGCGGGCAGGAACAAGAATTAGAAGGGGAAAAAAGAGGAACGTCGACGAGATGGGAGCCGCACCTTGAACTTGTTTCGCCTCAGCATCGGCGCGCTGCCGAGCGAGCGTAAGCACACCACGACTGCAAAATTCCACAGCAACAAGAGAACTTATTATGCCCGCAAGGCAGAGCAGATCGGCGGATGAGACTGGCGAGAGTCGCAGACCTTTCTGATCATCGTCGGAGCCGGCCATCGGAGCCGGGGTGGCGGTGGAGGGCGATGAGGGGGATTCCGGAGGTCCTGTTCGGCGACGCGATCCCGTGATAATCACAAGAAACCGAGCGGCCGGGGATACATATATACGTAGGCGGTAGGCCTGCGATGAGCTCACGAACAATCAGTTCTCCTCCGTTGCGTATTCGCAGACCGGGTCCGTAAGCAAACCCAGTTCCCGGGGAGATGGTTTTTCAATCAGTACTCTCTGGGCCGAAGAAGGCTCAGCGGGTACGTCTAAAGGGGCCTCACAGGCCCACTAAGGCCTGGAAGCCATCACAAACGGGCTGTCATACGCTACTTTCATGTGATCTTTTTCTGAAGCAAGAGCAACACACACCCctcaagaaaaaaaagaggaacacACGTCCGGTGTCGAGCTGCAGTGCTGCCTGCACAAGACATGCTTGAAGGAGCA encodes the following:
- the LOC123145724 gene encoding ubiquitin-like protein ATG12; this translates as MAGSDDDQKVVVCLRSLGSAPMLRRNKFKISGREKFSKIIEFLRGQLQKDTLFVYVHSAFSLNPFSPKPDELLIDLYNNFAMDGNLVVSYAFWAPWG